The DNA sequence TCTCTGCATTTCCTCCCATACCACTTACTAAGATATTCATAGTATCTCCTATTGGTATCCCCGAGAAAACCCCTGCTACTATTGCTGCTACAAGAATTGATAATAATACGTTAAACTTAAATAGGCAAAGTATAATCATAACAACAATAGATATTACTACTGGATTAAATAAAACCATACGGTATCCCCCTTTATTAAATTCAAATAATACCCTATATATATTTTGTATTTATAATTAAGTATATTTCAAAATATTTTTACTATGTTATATTTTTATATCAAAAAAACTACCTTAATCCTCAATTTTACTAAGTTCTTACTATTTTTTTACATAAAAAAAGACCCTCATTTAAATGAGAGTCTTTGGTTAAAGACAATCTATAATTATAATATAGTTATGTTTTCTGCTTGAGGACCTCTTGCACCTTCAACTATATTAAAGCTTACTTTTTGACCTTCTTCTAAAGTTTTGAATCCATCTTTTTGTATAGCTGAGAAATGAGCGAATACATCATCTCCACCTTCTACTGATATAAATCCAAATCCTTTTTCACTATTAAACCATTTTACTATTCCATTAGTCATTGAAATGTTCTCCTAAATACCTACATGAAGTTTTAACTTCATTTATTTAATTGTAATAATCTTTTATTACTATACTATACATTATAACATGTATTTTAAATATGTATACCTTTTTTTATGAATTTTTATTTTTTATTTATAAATTTATCCATAATGTTTATTAATCTCTTCTATTTAATAATTTTATATTTATACTATCTGATATGCATTGTTCTTCAACTATATCGTTAAAGAATTCTTGTATGTCTTCATATTCTGTATCTTCCGTTATTTTTAATCTATACTCACTATCATCTTCAAATCCAAATACTATGGTATCACTTTCATCACAATACCATAAAAGATCTTCAGTTATATGGCAAAGTCCCA is a window from the Paraclostridium sordellii genome containing:
- a CDS encoding cold-shock protein yields the protein MTNGIVKWFNSEKGFGFISVEGGDDVFAHFSAIQKDGFKTLEEGQKVSFNIVEGARGPQAENITIL